Proteins encoded in a region of the Peromyscus maniculatus bairdii isolate BWxNUB_F1_BW_parent chromosome 15, HU_Pman_BW_mat_3.1, whole genome shotgun sequence genome:
- the LOC121822818 gene encoding uncharacterized protein LOC121822818 — translation MSLGTLDACDPVYLRNVQDPWLELWLFIISFRAPHPTPWGDLLTLSATITLGVLECLSLVFSIWLVPVTPNPTFILLIFSLYMVAHPEPKPCRLSPSPSMSLGCYHPSAQPRRVVPEQLLRLNRSCSISLGTSNIQPFLLQHQPRDLEHPAIPAAASASGPRTSSHSCCSISLGTSNIQPFLLQHQPRTSHVQPFLLQHQPRTSHVQPFLLQHQPRTSHVQPFLLQHQPRTSHVQPFLLQHQPRTSHVQPFLLQHQSWTSNIQPFLLQHQPRTSHVQPFLLQHQSWTSHVQPFLLQHQSWTSNIQPFLLQHQSWTSNIQPFLLQHQSWTSHIQPFLLQHQSWTSNIQPFLLQHQSWTSNIQPFLLQHQSWTSHIQPFLLQHQSWTSNIQPFLLQHQPRTSHVQPFPPPLPPFIHMLESLASPFFHSSSPVAHQFKLFPRG, via the coding sequence ATGAGCCTGGGCACCTTGGACGCCTGCGACCCTGTGTATTTACGGAACGTTCAAGACCCTTGGTTGGAGCTGTGGCTATTTATTATCTCCTTCAGagccccccatcccaccccatggGGTGACCTCCTGACCCTTTCTGCCACCATCACCCTTGGTGTTCTGGAGTGCCTGTCCTTGGTGTTTAGCATCTGGCTGGTCCCTGTCACTCCAAATCCCACCTTCATCCTGCTCATCTTTAGCCTGTACATGGTGGCCCACCCGGAACCCAAGCCTTGTCGCCTGAGTCCTTCCCCCTCCATGTCCCTTGGCTGCTACCATCCATCTGCTCAGCCAAGACGGGTGGTACCAGAACAGCTTCTCCGGCTAAACAGAAGCTGCAGCATCAGCCTCGGGACCTCGAACATCCAGCCATTCCTGCTGCAGCATCAGCCTCGGGACCTCGAACATCCAGCCATTCCTGCTGCAGCATCAGCCTCGGGACCTCGAACATCCAGCCATTCCTGCTGCAGCATCAGCCTCGGGACCTCGAACATCCAGCCATTCCTGCTGCAGCATCAGCCTCGGACCTCACACGTCCAGCCATTCCTGCTGCAGCATCAGCCTCGGACCTCACACGTCCAGCCATTCCTGCTGCAGCATCAGCCTCGGACCTCACACGTCCAGCCATTCCTGCTGCAGCATCAGCCTCGGACCTCACACGTCCAGCCATTCCTGCTGCAGCATCAGCCTCGGACCTCACACGTCCAGCCATTCCTGCTGCAGCATCAGTCTTGGACCTCGAACATCCAGCCATTCCTGCTGCAGCATCAGCCTCGGACCTCACACGTCCAGCCATTCCTGCTGCAGCATCAGTCTTGGACCTCACACGTCCAGCCATTCCTGCTGCAGCATCAGTCTTGGACCTCGAACATCCAGCCATTCCTGCTGCAGCATCAGTCTTGGACCTCGAACATCCAGCCATTCCTGCTGCAGCATCAGTCTTGGACCTCACACATCCAGCCATTCCTGCTGCAGCATCAGTCTTGGACCTCGAACATCCAGCCATTCCTGCTGCAGCATCAGTCTTGGACCTCGAACATCCAGCCATTCCTGCTGCAGCATCAGTCTTGGACCTCACACATCCAGCCATTCCTGCTGCAGCATCAGTCTTGGACCTCGAACATCCAGCCATTCCTGCTGCAGCATCAGCCTCGGACCTCACACGTCCAGCCATTCCCGCCGCCTCTGCCGCCCTTCATTCACATGCTCGAGTCCCTTGCTTCTCCCTTCTTCCATTCATCTAGTCCTGTGGCTCACCAGTTCAAACTCTTTCCCCGGGGGTAG